One Photobacterium sp. TY1-4 genomic window carries:
- a CDS encoding 8-oxoguanine deaminase, with product METIWIKHPLAVYTGTTDDARGGIVVRGDQIIELLAPNQTPTTPVDYTVDASRHVVTPGLVNAHHHFYQTLTRAYPDALNKELFHWLKSLYPVWANLDAEMMQVATELALVELMLSGCTTASDHHYLLPNGLEHAIDLQVETAQKLGVRAIFTRGSMSLGEDDGGLPPRQTIQTEQAILDDSTRLIRDYHQTHDGAMTQIALAPCSPFSVTTDLMKETAYLGEQHQVMLHTHLCETLDEEDFCLDQFGMRPVDYLEEVGWLNDRTWLAHGIHFNKQEIERLGKAGVGICHCPTSNMMLASGICKNRDLEAAGVKVGLGVDGSASNDGSNLIAEVRMAMYLQRLQYGSASVTHVDALRWATSGSARAMGRTDIGTLAVGKQADLAMFTLDDIRFSGSHDPLAALILCGAQQADRVMVAGKWRVYDGVVSGVDMEQLLHRHRAAAKRLAQKAQDSMRR from the coding sequence ATGGAAACCATCTGGATTAAACATCCACTCGCTGTTTACACCGGTACTACAGATGATGCCCGCGGCGGCATCGTGGTCCGGGGCGATCAAATTATCGAACTGCTCGCTCCGAACCAGACCCCGACCACACCCGTCGACTATACCGTGGACGCCTCGCGCCATGTCGTCACCCCCGGACTGGTCAATGCCCATCATCACTTCTATCAGACCTTGACCCGAGCCTACCCGGATGCACTCAACAAGGAGCTGTTCCACTGGCTCAAAAGCCTGTATCCGGTCTGGGCCAATCTTGATGCCGAAATGATGCAGGTCGCAACCGAGCTGGCACTGGTCGAGCTGATGCTCTCGGGCTGTACCACGGCGTCCGATCACCACTACCTGCTGCCCAACGGCCTGGAACACGCCATTGACTTGCAGGTGGAAACCGCGCAGAAACTCGGCGTACGGGCCATTTTTACCCGCGGCTCCATGAGTCTGGGCGAAGACGACGGCGGCCTACCGCCACGGCAGACCATTCAGACCGAGCAGGCTATTCTCGATGACAGCACCCGACTGATCCGCGACTATCACCAGACCCATGACGGCGCGATGACCCAAATCGCCCTGGCGCCGTGCTCGCCGTTTTCCGTCACCACAGATCTGATGAAAGAGACCGCCTACCTCGGCGAGCAGCATCAGGTGATGCTGCACACCCATTTATGTGAAACGCTGGATGAAGAAGACTTCTGCCTCGACCAATTCGGCATGCGCCCGGTCGATTACCTTGAAGAAGTCGGCTGGCTCAACGATCGGACCTGGCTGGCCCACGGCATCCACTTCAACAAGCAGGAAATCGAGCGCTTGGGCAAAGCGGGCGTCGGGATCTGTCACTGTCCGACCTCCAACATGATGCTGGCCTCCGGGATCTGTAAAAACCGTGACCTGGAAGCTGCCGGGGTGAAAGTCGGTCTCGGCGTCGATGGTTCCGCCTCCAATGACGGCTCCAACCTGATCGCCGAAGTCCGCATGGCCATGTACCTGCAACGGCTACAATACGGCTCTGCCAGCGTGACTCATGTTGATGCCCTGCGCTGGGCAACATCCGGCTCGGCCCGGGCAATGGGGCGCACCGACATCGGCACACTCGCCGTCGGCAAGCAAGCCGATTTGGCGATGTTTACCTTAGATGATATCCGGTTCTCCGGCAGCCACGACCCACTGGCCGCGTTAATCCTCTGCGGCGCGCAACAAGCCGACCGGGTGATGGTCGCCGGCAAATGGCGGGTCTACGACGGAGTGGTTTCAGGCGTCGATATGGAGCAACTCCTGCACCGCCACCGCGCCGCCGCCAAACGCCTGGCACAAAAAGCGCAGGACAGCATGCGCAGATAA
- a CDS encoding nucleobase:cation symporter-2 family protein → MKLLYTLNERPPYGLTFLLALQHMLASIGGIVAVPLIVGSSIGLPSGEVVSLINAALLASGVVTIAQCIGIGPVGIRLPVVMGSSFGFLGVAISIGKDGGVGSIMGAALIGSFFVILASFYMDKVRKLFPTVVSGVVVTLIGLTILPVAMNWVGDAPAVSQEFATLPKLFLAAISLGIVVIVSVYCRGAVAASAIVIGLAGGYLVALSLGMVDLEQIAATPWVGGPEPLKYGLTFSAGAIVSMSLVYIVVIAEATGDFMALANNCQTRIDGKDLKRGLLGDGLGSTLAALLTAMPLASFSQNVGIVGITGVASRYVVAATGGLLILGGLFPKLAAIAVTIPKPVLGGVGFVMFGMIAYAGIRMLIKAADTKRNALVICVGLASGLAVTFEPRLLQHLPHDLSNFLHSGITTGTIVTVILNQLLPKSTRKEEREALVESQAQVELELAEHDSEHATVAATAETKETAAQDQAPSRQQLNIQQE, encoded by the coding sequence ATGAAACTACTGTATACCTTAAACGAACGACCTCCTTATGGATTAACCTTTCTCCTTGCACTGCAACATATGCTGGCCTCCATTGGTGGGATCGTTGCAGTCCCCTTAATTGTCGGCTCTTCCATTGGCCTGCCCAGTGGCGAAGTCGTCTCCCTGATCAACGCTGCCCTGCTGGCCTCAGGCGTGGTGACAATTGCCCAGTGTATCGGCATCGGCCCGGTCGGGATCCGGTTGCCGGTGGTGATGGGCTCCAGCTTCGGCTTTCTCGGCGTTGCCATCAGTATCGGCAAAGACGGCGGGGTTGGTAGCATCATGGGCGCGGCCCTGATCGGCTCCTTCTTCGTGATCCTCGCCAGCTTCTATATGGACAAAGTCCGCAAGCTGTTCCCGACCGTGGTCAGCGGCGTGGTCGTCACCTTAATCGGCCTGACGATCCTGCCCGTGGCGATGAACTGGGTCGGTGACGCCCCGGCGGTGAGCCAGGAATTCGCCACCCTGCCGAAACTCTTCCTCGCTGCGATATCGCTGGGCATCGTCGTGATAGTCTCGGTGTACTGCCGCGGCGCTGTCGCCGCTTCTGCCATTGTGATTGGTCTAGCGGGTGGCTACCTGGTTGCACTATCGCTGGGAATGGTCGATTTGGAGCAAATCGCTGCGACGCCGTGGGTCGGTGGCCCTGAGCCACTGAAATATGGCCTGACCTTCTCTGCTGGTGCAATTGTCAGTATGAGTCTGGTCTACATTGTGGTGATTGCCGAAGCGACCGGGGATTTCATGGCACTGGCCAATAACTGCCAGACCCGCATCGACGGTAAAGATCTCAAACGCGGCCTGTTAGGCGACGGACTGGGCAGCACCCTGGCCGCTTTGCTGACCGCCATGCCGCTGGCGTCCTTCAGTCAGAATGTCGGGATTGTCGGGATCACCGGCGTGGCGAGCCGCTACGTGGTTGCTGCAACCGGCGGTCTGCTGATCCTCGGCGGCCTGTTTCCGAAGCTGGCAGCCATTGCCGTCACCATTCCGAAACCGGTTCTCGGCGGGGTCGGTTTCGTGATGTTCGGGATGATCGCCTATGCCGGGATCCGGATGCTGATCAAAGCCGCCGATACCAAGCGCAATGCGCTGGTGATCTGTGTTGGTCTGGCCTCGGGTCTGGCGGTGACTTTCGAGCCTCGTCTGCTCCAGCATCTGCCGCATGATTTGTCCAACTTTCTGCATTCCGGGATCACCACGGGTACCATTGTCACCGTGATCCTCAACCAGCTGTTGCCGAAATCGACCCGCAAGGAAGAGCGCGAAGCACTGGTGGAAAGCCAGGCCCAGGTTGAACTGGAGCTGGCCGAGCACGACAGCGAACACGCAACTGTCGCAGCGACAGCGGAAACCAAGGAAACCGCCGCGCAGGATCAGGCACCGTCGCGTCAGCAGCTCAACATACAGCAAGAGTAA